A region of the Parambassis ranga chromosome 24, fParRan2.1, whole genome shotgun sequence genome:
TGTTTAGATGAGATGACCTTCAGTGAACCAGTCATAAATACTCCTGTGAAGACCTTGTTTTGACTGACATCCCCACTGAATGCATTAATAGAAAGTTCAGCATAATGGTGATGTTATCACTGGTTGAtgatgaaggttttttttttaaaggtgaatCCAATGATTCAATATATTTGCTGATTCTGTCTCTACAAAGTTCCAGTCCAAAACCGGAGTCGATTCTTACATCCTAAATGTCTGCAGAGCCGCAGTAAAGTCGATAAATCTTCGAGGCCTTGAACACACCGAACTTACATCTCACGTGAAAAtaaagagagtgagggagagagagggaatgcTTTCCTCTCTGGTCACCTCCAGAAAGCCGTGAGCCTTTTTTGTGCCTTCACTATTCATCACCGTCTTCATTCATTATGGGGCCCTAGCAGACGGTGCGTCCCGCTCAAGGTCACAGCTGCACCGTCCCACCTGGAATGGCGACTCCCGTGACCCACCGGCCCAACATATGGAGGCGCTACCATGCTCCGCGTGCTCCAGGAGAGGAAGTTAAACTTTAATCTGGTTGGCTACTGGGGGAATTTGCTCCAAGTCTCCTTAACAGGTGGTGTTTTAATTATTGAAAATGCTCGCTTCATATTTAGTTTAGCCTCCAAAGGACTTTTTCCATCAAGAAAAACAATTTGACAAACCCACCGAATGTGGAAATGTGAAGAGCGTGTCTGACTATTACGTTGTTTTGTGGACTTATTGAAAGAATTAAATTTTCTATTTAagatgtaatttaaaaaaaatctcacctTTCTACAATATTTTTAGAAAACTTTCGGTTCAAGGCTCCTTCCTCTCAGTCAAATAACCCAGATTATGGAGACCACACATTTATATTACAGGATGATAACAGGATTTCTAACAAAAAACAGTATTATTAGAAATAAATGATACATTTCACTAAATGTAGATACAAATTAACATCTGTTTGAACCACAAACCTGAAGCTAACATACAAACTACTTAAACTGTGCCTCCTCAAAGGGGCGCAAGAGAGTTGGAGACACAATTGTAGAATATGAAAATATGCATCTTTGCTAATGATGTAGTGAACTGACTTTTGGAACACAGGCCTCAAAATGAgtgctgttaaaaataaatatacattaatTTTGACTCTTTTATAGATCTGCCTGTGTGCAGCATCACAGTTCACCAGAGCTTTGtggtttaacttttttttttttagtatttaaaTAACCCAGTTATCTGTGTGCACTGTAAAAAGGTGATGACACTAGCTCTTGTGAAATCTTACTGGGTTAACTGGCAACTTACTTATACTGTTTgtaatataattattatataggTAGATGTAAATGTTTGGGCAGGATTAAAGTCTAAAACagcaataataaaaatgataaagTCAGTGTGAATATCACAGGCTGCATTAACTCAGTAAACCTGCCACACTGCATATATCTAATACACTGATGTCCCATTGCTTCCAAGAAACTGACCGCTACAAAGTTAAGCTTGGCGGCGTTTGTTGCAGCGCTCTGTTTGTTGGTTGCATCATACTGAATAGAGCCgggtggctttttttttttttttttaccttctgaGCCTGAGGATTTCAGGCAGCCAGATAGCGACTGTATGTGTAACAGTCAGTTTGTCACCAATTAGGCCAGGTTACAGCTGGCAAGCCACTCTGTGAGTTGCAAAGTGCATATTGtatgcatttattttaaagaaaatgCTGCAGTTTTTCTGCTTAGAAAGGACTCCAAAGACGTGCCAGGCTTTATAAAGATTCATACTATTCATTTCAGTATAGAAAATATCCTACTTATCTTCCTTTTGGTGCTGAGCATATTTTCCTCAAATGAAAAGCAGGCTAGAACTCTGCatgcatttcacacacacacacacacacacacacacacacacacacacacacacacacacacacacacacacacacacacacacacacacacacacacacacacacacacacacacacacacagcactattCTGCTCAGAAAGCTAAAATTGGGAGGACAAATTTAATTTACATGTGAAAACAGTCCCCTGATCATTCACAGTGCTTAAACGCTGCCAGAGGAATTTCTCCTATATGGCttctgttcctgttttttttggtctctTTCAACTCAACAACATCAAATTTTAATGACTAGCATCAAACACAGTGAGCACCTTCAGCAAGAAGACAGAACTCacaaggcttttttttctatttcaccTTCACGCTGCCTGTTTTGGAGTAATTTTTCCATCCATTTGCTTTTGTCAGACATTTTTAGGTGATCCTAAATTGATTCGGGTGGTTTTAAGTTAACGTTCGTGACATTCACTGTTGGCAGCAAATGTGCAGAAATCCTAGTGACCCACCGTGACACACATTAGCCTGATGTACTGTGAAAAGCAGCGAGGGCTTCACCTGCATTCAGTCTTTAATTAAAGACTACTGAGGGCAGTGAAAGAGCCGGATAACAACAGAGCGCAGCTTAAAACCAGACACTTCAATATGATCCATTCATTGTTTATAACACCTGGAATAAGATCGCTTTAAATTGCGTTCTTTAATGACTTTTCCTCCACACTGACGACTGCTTAAAATGTAGATCACAAAGTGAAGCTTGTACTAAACAGTAAATTAAATGTTCTTTTGGcaagaaaataataacaataatagaaAAAGCTACAACACCTGTTCACTCAGTAATCCAAAGGCACGCATTCACACTTCATCAGTTTCTGCCATATGGAATGTAGCAAACCACTTTCCTTTatatgaatcacacacacacaaaaaacacacacactctgtttcaGCATTAAATCCAACAGCTCTACTTTTATCCCAGTTTAAAGTGTTTACTCAGGACTGACTACATCAGGTTGCActacaaaagaaaagaagagaagagaagagaagagaagagaagagaagagaagagaagagaagagaagagaagagaagagaaaataaaataaaataaaataaaaggaaataaaattaATAGAAGTacagacaagaaaaataaaataaaagtcctTGTTCAGCTTTCTATTAGCCTGCTGCTAActctgaaataataataataataaacatgaatTCCTAACACACAGTAAAGGTTGTTGGTTGTGGTGATTTCTGAAATCTCTAACAGATTCCAGTTTGTTTGACATTTGTAAATTTCAGGTTGATATCATTTAATCACAGACCACCAAAATACCCAGCTAATATTAGCAGCCTATAGGAATTTTTGTGTAACTTTTTAACCACTTCGACAgaataaatgttatttaaaaCCTTCAACTCTAAAAGTTCAAATACAGCCGCCCTTCCTGTTTAGTTGATGTAACActatagaaaacacacacacacacacacattaaaaactatATAAAACTGCATTCCTCTGACGGTGGAACCATAATTGGTTTCAAACTAGACAGTACGAGCTTAGTAATGGATGGACAACCTGATCCTGATGAATGCACCGGGGTGAGATCACACACTCTGAATATTTCATGTCCCTCGTTACACAACACAGAAGCAGGAATGAAGAGTAGTTTAGTGCCAAAGCCTCAGTTCATTCCACCTAAACTTACAATTCTGCAACAACAAATCACATTTTGACATTTAAGGATTTCGGGGAAAAACACCAACAGTTTCCCGCTCAGGATACCAGAGTGGCACACACACCCGTTCAGGTTTGAGCTGTGGTTAATTGTCACAGTGAATTAAGATTGGGCTAACGTGGCTTTTTTAGTGGGCTGGAAGTCACAAAGTCAACACAGGGATGTGGTCATGTGGACGGTAAGAAGTTGGACTTTGGAGAAAAAAGGAGTCCATTCTGGGATTTTAGTTGTTGCTATACAAGCAGAATGAGAAAGCATCCTGACTTTCCCCCAGCTGAACACTAAGCCGTGGTGGCAATGCTAACATGTCTTGAGCTCCCTGTAATAGAAATAAGAGGATAACTTGGCCACGGTGTGGTACAGCACAAGTCTGACCCGGAATAGATTTAGAAAGCCGGATCACTCATCATCAGCGATCAGGGATCTtttctctaaaataaaaaaaaaaggagtgatCGCTCAAATCCAATGGctcttttattttcaaaaagcTTCACTTAAGTATTTACAGTTTgtgcaaaaacatttaaaggtttCAAGGACTTTACATTGTAAGTTCAACCTCAAGGCACATACATGGAACAACATCAATATTTCATCATGAGAACAGAAATTTTAACTTTGGTTCCTAAGGAAACGGTGTGGATGGCTGAAGTATAACTGCTGCTGCGGTGTCTCAATGAGAAGCCAGAAGCCATGGATGGCAAAGTATTACCAACATAGCCATTTTACATGCACTGTAAATCACCAGCCCTACTTCCTCTAAAGCACatgaaaacctttttttgtgtgtatggtTGTATGGTCTCAACCAACTCTGGGTGATTATTGGAAAATAATAaatccaacaaaaaaaatgaaaggctATGAAGCTAAATACAGTACATGCAAAAACTCTTGAATGAATATCACTGGCTAATAGATGCATGAAGAGAAGGTGTTTCGCGTGTTCTCGTCTGGATCAACCTCTCATTAAACTTAATGGTTTTCAGCATTAAACGAGGAGCTTCACAACAGTCTGAAACAGCAACAAACTGGTGCTTGCAGTTTGCATTGTATGTAATTCCACAATGGTCACAGCGCTGCATCAAAATTACCACCAGAAGAAGCTCCTTCCTCGGGCTGGTAGAATCATTAGCCATgcgctgcttttttttctggcacTATGGATGAGCGGTTTCTCGTTAGCTACACTGCATGTAATGCTTTTTAGTGTTGCTCTTCGTATTAACGCGGCTATTGTCGGATGGAGAAATGTGCTTTCTGTCATTGCCGTCTCTTTATATCTCATCTTTTCTTCCTTCCACTTAACAACTTGTCTATTCATTCAGTCCTGCATAAAAGGTAAGGCAaatatctctgtctctgttacaCATTCACAGACAGGGGAGCGATGGTTTGACCTGACTTGTTTGATCAGCATGTGACTTTAAAATagggctttaaaaaaaaagagaaaaacaatcttgaatggaaaacaaacagataaaaaaacaagacagttGTACATGTTCAAGTGTTGCTGTGTGGGATTATGGTCAGCTGGTGCAGCATGTAGTGAAGCACACAGGGCCAACTGTCGGTCAGGTGTTCAGCAGGGTAGATTCCAAGCACAGGTCGGGGCAGCCTGGTGTGTCTCGATGGGACGGTGAGTACTGGATGTGCTGATATGTGGATATTAGTAGAAAAAGGTGGAAATAAAAAGTGGAGATGCTTTGATAACCACAGAAGACCTAATAAacccaaagtgtgtgtgtgtgtgtgtgtgtgtgtgtggcacagggaagatcatctttttttaataatttaaaggaatagtttgacattttgcaCTACTTTCCAATACCATTATGTTTGCAAGTGCCTCAGCTAACACTGCACAGGGTGCTGAAATAATCTGTTAACATATCCTTTGTTAGCATTTCAGTCACGACACATGACACATTGCCTCTAAATACTAATCCACAGCCTGGGGCTAGTTAGCTTAGATACAAACAAGTGGCTCCCAAGGTTAAtgattagcatgttagcctgGTAAAATGACACGTTGTTGTTTTGTGCATAAACATTTCTTATCTTTGGGCACAGTTAGGCTAACTTTTTTCCAGACTTCATGCTAAGCCGGGCTGAAAGTTATCTTCAGgaacaaacagagaacagaaggtTAAAATCCTCTCAAGTGATTTTTTacaaaatgtcaaacaaaaaTTAGATTTCCAAAAAATTCTTCCTGTTATGTGTTCAATAAATAACTAAAATCCACAAAAAGGTCAAAgactttaattaaaataaacattttatatataataatatttatgaCATGTTGAGATGAGTGATTTCATTTGTTCATTTCACTGGAGCTGTGGATGACTCAAATTAAAGTCCATGCGATTGCAGACTGAGCTATTGCTGGAATTACAGTAAGTGCAGCTACTTTTGAGACCACCGAGGTAAATCCTCTCAAAGATAATCTCCACACTCTTGAAAAACTTGAGTATGAGCCCTTGAAGATCATTCTACATTACATGTTAGCGTCTCTATCATGTTGAAGAAGCTGAATCCATGTGCCTCGCAAAGAGTTAAAAAACCCCAGCATGAGCCTCAACGCAGCCAAGTGAAAATAAGGTCTACAtatttttctcccttttttggTTGAGGATTATGAGAcaggggaggggagggtgggCGAAGGGGTGGGAGGCTTTAAAGCCTGGACCCTCAAAATAAAATCTTGTCAAATCAAATGAAGTCTTACTAAAAAGTGCATAATGAAGACCTCTCACTTGGCACCTCACATCCAAAGAGCTGCCACCACAGCCTGTGAGCTGAAGGGCAGTAAAACTGTTTTAATTGAGCCCATGCAGGGATCAGAGTGCCTTTGTCAGACACTGACACAGGCATGGATAGaagggagaaaataaaacacagctagACAGAGCAGGTGAGCGAACGAAGCGGGCCGTCTCATAAAGTGTGGACGGAAGGATAAATGACGGGGAGCTAGATGAGACACGCTGCGTTCATCCATGGGCGGGTTGCGATCCTATTGTTGTAATTTCCTAATTTATTATAAAGTCTAATGAACACTGGGACAAGGTTGAAATAAGTGGGCGTATAATTAAcgttcttcatcacacacacacacactctctctctctctctctacacacacacacacacacacacacacacacacactagaccACAGTGTTGAAAATCCATATCATTTAGCTtccaaacacagaaaacactgttAGTTTTAAATGATTCCACGTCATTAAGTAGCTCGATGAGCAGGAATACTCACAATGCTGCTTGAGCATGAGTAATGTTGTCTGGGTAATGGGCTttggggggtggaggggtggaagTAAAGTGATCTCTCTGCCCTCTCTTCCTGCGTCCCACACATGACGCTGAGGGAAAGTGCCCCCTTGTGGCTTCATTTGCCAAAACAGgagaagctcacacacacacacacacacacacacagaagcagaacaaaTTAGGAAATTTCTTCAAAAAACCATGTGCAAGTCTCAGCACATCCATGCACCTCATTAGAGACAATAATCCTTTGTTGCTTTTAAGCCTGTGTTAATACTTGTGTGTGCTGAAAATGGCACATCCTTTTTCCAAAAAGCGTCTCTCGACTAATCCCACCTTCGTTCCACTGTACACTAATAGAACAAAGATGCATTTAGTGTTAAGGGCACTTTTGGGAAATCTCAGCAGATGATGACATTCTGCACAATCCCTTTACATGTGATCACCACCTCTGCTCATTTCCTGCCTTTGCTACcattaattaaagaaaaaaaagtgcacttcGATTCTCGCCACGTTGTTGAACCAGTGCTGCGCTCTAAACATCAGCAGTGTTTGGATTTCCCCCTGTGCTGTGTTGTCTTTTACCGCTGTTCTCATGTACCTGGGAAGGTTTTGCAGGGTTTTATGATGCAAACAAAAAAGGCCATATTTTGCTTCTGTGGTTAGCAAAGGATCCCAGCCCTCTGAAGCTCCCTTCCAATACTGACaccttttttatgtgtgtgtgtgtgtttgtgtgtcagaagCTACACCCAGGGTGCCATGATTGTACAAATCCAAGTTCATGTACAGTACTGACCATTAAAACAACTTTCAAAACCCTGCTggttataaaaaaatgaaacacttgTATCTCTTTTTCTCTAAGAATAAAAAAGATAGTAGCAGAGAATCCCACATTATTATCCACAGTATAAATTACATTGTAGACAGAACTTGGAAATATATATAGTACAGTTATATTTCACTagaatttttatattttttttttgttgttgtctacacaaacagtgtatgtgtgtgttttatgcgtgtgaacgtgtggatgccGCTGTACAGTGTGCTGCTGCATCACGTGTGGCAGAACTCTGTACTGGGCACGTTGCTGCTCTTGCAGTAGGCTATGCTGTTGTTACTGAGGTGACAGTCTCTAAATCCAATGCCCCCGTTGGGCGTGTAGATGGGCTGAATGCGGAAATCTCCCTTGAGCAGCTGCTCATTGTTCAGTGCCACTATCTGGAAACTGGTCTCAGTCATCTCCAGAATGGAGTTATCCTTCTTGGTTCCAGCCTCGCAGTAGTCGTCTTTTCTCCTGCCACGGTTGTATTTCCACTTGGTCGAAGACGACCGGCTCTTCCTGTGCATGTGCCAGCAGAACAAGCCCAGCAGCGTTACCAGGATGATAAGAACCGCCCCGCCTATGATCCCAGCCAATAGAAGCGTGGAGTTGATGCTGTCCTGAGGAGCTTGCTCTCTGCCAGGAGGCTTAGTAGACGCAGACGCCTTGGTCCTGGCCTCAGAGCATATAGTATCCTCTCCGGGCCTGTAGGAGTTAAGAGTGTCCAGAACGTGCACACAGATCCGATACACGGAACGGGGTTCCAGGTTAGTGAGGCTGATTTGTCGACGGTCCCCGCTCACCGTCCTCTCCCGTATCCCTTCATTTATTTGGCTTTGGCCTCGTTTGACCCAAGTGACCTTGTAAGCTGTGACAGTGAAATAGGAAGCCCAGCTCACCTCAATGTTGGTAGAGTTGACCACATGGAAAGAGATCTGAAGTGGATCCTCGTAAGGGGGCAGTGGCCCAGGGGCGTTTGGATGGACTGGGGGtaaaggaggggagggggagtcAAAATAGTAAGGGACGGATGTGGTGATGAGGGTGGATATTGTGGTGactggggtggtggtgggtgggggagggggtgtGGATCGGAGGGTGGGCCAGGGTGGCTGGTCTGGATAAACAGGGCACTCGATAATTTCCAGGGTGAGCTCTCTGATTGTCATGCCACGCACCTTCTCTGGACTATTACACACAAACCCTCGGGCGTTGATGGAAGAAGGCAAAGACTTGAGCCACACCACCACCCATTTCACAGCACAGTCACAGCGCCAGGGATTGTTCCGAACTATGAGGTGCCTCAGGCTCGACAGGCCATCAAATACACCCTGTGTGAGAGTCTGAAGCTGGTTGTGGGATATATCCAGTTTTTCTAGCCTGTTTAGACCTGCAAAGGCCGCCAAAGGGATCTGGTCAATCTGGTTCTCCTGCAGGCTGAGTTTAGCCAGTGCCTGGCTGGGTAGAAGGGGAGGGGGGAAAGTGAGTGAATTGCGGGCCAGGGCTAACTCGCGCAGGTTGGTCAGGTCCTGGAAGGTTCCTGGTGCGATACCCTCGTCCGTCAGCAGGTTCCCGTCCAGCAGGAGGCGCTGCAGGCGTGTCACATTCTGGAAAGCCTCTTCTGCAATGACAGCAATGCGGTTCTCATCCAACCGCAGCTCCTTCAGGTCCTCAGGAAGGCCAATGGGAACACTGCTTAAGTGGTTCTTGGTGAGAAAGAGGAGTTTGAGGCTTTCAGCTGCCCTGAAGGCCCCCTCTTCCACCCCAACTGTGGAGATAGAGTTATCATCAAGGTGCAGCTCCTCTAATTTACTCAGCTGGGCCAGGGCTGCCTTTGATATTGTTTGGATATTGTTCTCCTGCAGATGCAGGACCCTGGTGTTTTTGGGCAGATTGATGGGGAATTCATCCAGCTGGTTGCCATAGAGATACACAGTCTCCACAGCGGCCAGATTGTGAAGTTCCACAGGAAAGCCAGCATTGTTGATCTGGTTGTTGTGCAGGTAGAGGACCTTGTAGCCGTCCTCTATCCCGAGAGGCACTGATGTCAGGCTGCGTTCGTTGCAGTACACAAACGATTTGTCGCAACGACACTCTTGCGGGCAAGAGGCACCCGGACTGAACTGCATTTGGAGGCTTAGGATGACAGTCAACCAAAACTGCAAGAATGAAGCCCAATCTTTATTCCAGGGTCCGGTTAGAAACTccataatgaaaaaaaaacttaaccaaacaataaaaaaactgggagggaataaaacacaaatatgaaAATCAAAGGCAGTGACGTATATCCgcgaaaaaaaaacatccacaaaaAGTCCACCTTGGAGAGTTTGGTAATGATGCAGTTAGCTGGGAAAAGAGCAGGAAACCGTGGGAGTAATCCTGTAAATGCTAGTCCTCAGCTGAAGAGCGATGGTCTCATTAGTGGTGGCCAGTCCTCTGACTGACTCCATCCATGCTGAGACATCAGACCATAGCAGGACTCTTCACTTGCTGCTCCATGCAGGGCTCAGCCAGGGCCAATTTGAAGCCACGCAGTAGAGAGCCACCGCAGGCTTCGCTCGCCTGTCCGTCACACGCTGCTGGTCCCTGCCCAGGGCAGAGTCCAAGGGGGGTGACATTTGGATCCAGAGACCTGtgggaaaacaaagaaaagctaGATGAGTATTTTCAGGGGTGGCCTGTTCTcgggaaaaaaggggggggctctctttttccctctgtctctttatttgacatacaaacatgcacacacacacacacataccaaatGTCTTTCCCTCACTCGCAGTCTTTCCATTCTCTcccaaacaaaaagacagagtTACAAAACATACTGTTCACTGCTCATGTCAAATTATGCACTGGCTACGTTTAAAAAAAGAGTCTGATAAATATTCAGAACAGCTCCAGCACATCCGGTTTCACAGACATAAAGAAGGCTTTTATCCCCCCGCGCTCTATCAAAGGAGGTAATAGAGCACTGCAAGGACACACACTCATGGATTCACAGAGGTTCTCAGCAACATCACCAGTGCTTAATGGAAAACATGCTAAAAAAGAGATAAGGTTAATAAAGAGATCAGCTCCATGTGTGGATTCACAAAGATATTTCCTGGGACACAActgccactttttttttaaccagctgCTTGGAGCTGGAGGTACATCATGTATAAACACACGACTGCTTACAGTAAACAGAGGCGATCGGTTTTTGCGGGTGGCCTAAGGAGGTGCTTGTTATTATGTGCAGGCTCACACCTAACATCATCAAACTGACGATTTTAGGGTGCGAGATTACGAAATAAAAAGGGGGGGGCAGTCGATGAATAGAGACGCTCAAGtatcagctcctcctccaaGCCTGAAAGTGACATACACGAGCTGTCACGTGAAATGGGATTGGAAAATAATTCAGTCCCCAcctccacttccacctccacctgtgatGAATGATCG
Encoded here:
- the flrt2 gene encoding leucine-rich repeat transmembrane protein FLRT2, with amino-acid sequence MEFLTGPWNKDWASFLQFWLTVILSLQMQFSPGASCPQECRCDKSFVYCNERSLTSVPLGIEDGYKVLYLHNNQINNAGFPVELHNLAAVETVYLYGNQLDEFPINLPKNTRVLHLQENNIQTISKAALAQLSKLEELHLDDNSISTVGVEEGAFRAAESLKLLFLTKNHLSSVPIGLPEDLKELRLDENRIAVIAEEAFQNVTRLQRLLLDGNLLTDEGIAPGTFQDLTNLRELALARNSLTFPPPLLPSQALAKLSLQENQIDQIPLAAFAGLNRLEKLDISHNQLQTLTQGVFDGLSSLRHLIVRNNPWRCDCAVKWVVVWLKSLPSSINARGFVCNSPEKVRGMTIRELTLEIIECPVYPDQPPWPTLRSTPPPPPTTTPVTTISTLITTSVPYYFDSPSPPLPPVHPNAPGPLPPYEDPLQISFHVVNSTNIEVSWASYFTVTAYKVTWVKRGQSQINEGIRERTVSGDRRQISLTNLEPRSVYRICVHVLDTLNSYRPGEDTICSEARTKASASTKPPGREQAPQDSINSTLLLAGIIGGAVLIILVTLLGLFCWHMHRKSRSSSTKWKYNRGRRKDDYCEAGTKKDNSILEMTETSFQIVALNNEQLLKGDFRIQPIYTPNGGIGFRDCHLSNNSIAYCKSSNVPSTEFCHT